The genome window ATCCTAAATTACCTCAATAGGCGACAGCATTACAACTAGTCTGACTTCATAGCCTGTGTTGCGACCTAACCAGCCGAATGAAAAGTCTTAACCCTGCCTGCGTAATTATCTAAAAAGAGAATAAATGGATCTTAAAGTTGCTAATACGATATTTATCGTATATTTTTAGTCTGATTGTTTTCAGAGAGATATTTATATGACGGTTTCAGAATTAAGAGGTGTTTTGGCTTCCATGCTGCAAATCCGTGGAAAGCTCAGGAAAACGTGCGAGGAATTGAACGTTGATTATTTGAAGGTTTGGAAGTTCGCTAAGAACAAAACCAAAAAAATTGATCACGACTTGGCGCAGCGATTAATTAGCCACCTAAATCCAGAGATTGATACGAGAGGTGCTGCATGAATTCAACATCATCAGCAGCTGACTCACAATTAACGGACCTATCCGTACCTCTGCAAAGCTTCACGTTGGACGTTATTCAACAGTGCACTTGCCTTTGGTGCGGTAAGCCTGTACCGGAATCTACTTTGTTTTGCAGCAGCATCTGCAGGAACGAAAACACGCAGCAAGTTCGACTGAACGGTGGGTTTTGACCAGCATCGGTAAGCGCTTTTGTAAGAGTGTTTACCGATGCTGGTGCTGGGGGCTGATAGCAGATGCCTCAGCCAGTCAAACCTTCGGTGCTGCATCACAAGTCCATTAACCCTGATGGGTTTAACGGATTGTTAAACGGCTCGGCAGCTTGGGAAGACAAGCACGTTATTCGCCGCTAATCCGGCTAAGCGCACGGGGTTCATTAGATGGCCGACTTAACCGACTGGTAATGATGTAACCAGTCACTGGGAGGCACCCAGGGTGGCGAATAACAAACACTACAACAGGAACTGATCATGAGTACCTCAACACCGATATTAATGTCTGCTGATAATCCAACTGGCTGGAAGCTCGAAGAGTTGCTGGCTCAGGTTCGCAAGGAACTGCTGGTTAAAACAGAAAAGATCACTGGTGACGAAAGCACTGAGAGCATGAAAGTACAGTGCAACAACTTATCAATTCTGCGTCAGCTATTTAACGCTGAAGCTTTGCAGCGAGAAAGTATTGCTGTTCTAGAGGCCAAGTCCCCTGATCAAGGCCCAACAGGGCAGGCGCGTATTGGAGCAACAGCTCATGCAAACACGTAGAGCTATGCAGCGCCTATTCAGCCGCAAGTGCACCATGTTCTCTACCTGGTGTTCGTATTTGGTGTTTCTGTTCGGCTTTATGCCCATGTTCCCACCACAGTCGACACTGCTAGCTTGGCTGTTCATTGCCGCTACAGTTGTGCTTTTAGTCGTTACGGCTGCGTGGGCATACCTGCTGGAGCAAAACCTTCAATTACTCGAGGGTGAGAAGTGATGCTCAGCCACATCAGCCAGAACCTGCCTAGCATCGTCGGGCATGGTCCACAATTCAAACTCTTCAGACATAGCAAAGAGAATATCGGCCTGCGTCATGGCTTGAATTTGGCCGCGGGTCCAGTGGTGCTTTTGCATCAGGAAGTAATGCACGGCATCAAGGCCTGTGTGTTTTTCATAGCCTTGCTGTGCAGCCAGGTGGTCGCCAAAAATCGCCAGCGTATAGCCTATACGGGCTTCTTCCAGCACTTTGCGGTAAAGGTCAAGGTAATAGGGTTTGCGGTCCATAAGCGCCTCCAATCGTGGAATAGCTTTCTGTTTCTGAATAAAGAACATAGTTCACTTATGGGAGGTCTGCAATGAGTGAAAAAGTGAAGACAAATCCGATGTTTGATTCTGTTAACGCAAGCATTCGTAATTCCTGGGCGAGAACTATCCCACAAAACGCACACGGCATATCACGTACTATTGCTGATTTACCCGAGCGTATTAATGCGGCTATTCAAGTCGCTTTGGGTGGCCCAATGCTAACAGGCCACAGACCAAATCATTCCGTGATGTGGGATCTGCCTGCATATACTGGTTTTGAAGTGGCGCTGGAGTCTGCATTTCTGCTTAGCGATGTCCTTGGCGAAGTTTTAGGTTTGTTAAGTGAAACGCAGATTGATGAAATTAACGTGAAGTCTTTTACCAGGCGTTCAGAATATTTAGCGAATAAAAGGAAACTGATTAGCGCAGACCCGGAAGATTTTTATGATGAAAAAACTTTCTGCAAATTGGATATTCATACTGGCACAACCTTAAAGCGGTCGGTAGGGCAGTGCGTTCAATTTATGTTTGATCCTAGAACAGGAAAGCTGTTGCTGGTGTCGATACCTATTCTGTGTACTCAGGTTGCCTTTATTCAGGCCACTGAGGCTCAGATTGAAATATTTCAAAGAGATAGGGATTCTTTAAGGCTTAACTGCAGCTACAAAGATGCCGTATTTGCAATGCTGCTTACTTCGCTGGCTGATTTAAAAGTACTGCTGAAATCAGACGTAGTAGACGCCTATTTTGAAGCTTGCAGTGGAGGAGCTGATGAACAGGTTTAGTCTATTAGCCCATGCTGTTGTGCCAGCAGTATTGCTTCTTCTGCGTCCATTCCATCTGGACCCACGTTTAGCTGTGCCTGGTTGTTCTTATGCTGCACTGATATTACGTGATACCAGTTACCGTCAGAAGCCTCAATGGTATGTCCTGCATCAAGCTGCCTGGTTGAGCTATGTGTTTTTGGCTGCGGGTAGGCTGTTTTTATTACCTGCTTTAGCGTGTATGTGTAAACCATGGTTAATCCCTAATCCACATTCGATAGTTCTACTCATTCACTTCCACAAAAACAAAAGCCCTGCGCTAACAGGGCTTTCCAGAACACTAACCACTACGACGAGGTTTTAATGTCCATGCCGCAAAATGTAGCTGATTTAACTAAATATCGCAAGCAGAAGGAGCGTCCTGTGGTAGCTCAGATTGAAGACGGCTACACGATGATTTCTAACACCTTAATGGATGCAGCTGGCGCCACAGATTTGTCTGGCTCTGAGTTGAGTGTGTTGCTGTTGATAATTCGTCACACCTACGGCTTTAAACGCAAAGTATGGGGCCTGACAAACACCTATCTTGCAGCCAAATCTGTCTACTGCGTTAAGTCGATTAGTAAGGCTAAGAAGTCGTTGATCGACAGAAACATGATATGGGAAGACGAACAGGGTTTAGTTGGTCCTAATCCAGTGATCAGTGATTGGGTGATGACTGACGGCAAGTCAGAAAAAAGAGCAAAAGCAGCAAATTCGATGCGGGAACAATTGCTCCAGCAGGTGGAACAAATGCTCCAGTCAGATGGAACAAATGCTCCAGTTGACGGGAACAATTGCTCCAGCAGTAAAGAAAGAACTAAAGAAAGAACTAAAGAAATAGATCTACCTTCGTCGCCGCAAGCGGACGACGAGACGATCACTAAGCCAAATGCTGTTATTCAGAAAGGGAAGAACTGGGGTGCTCAGATAGATCTGGATGTGGTTAATCAGATGGAATCAGTTTTAGCAGTATGGCAAGGGGAGGATTACAGACCCCCAAAACCAGCAGCTCTGGCAAAGAAATGTAATGACGTTCGAATGATGCGCACTGCTGATGACCGCAAGCCAGAGCACATCCTAACGCTTTTCAAAATCGCCCAGGCTGATCAGTTCTGGCGGAAAAACTGTATGGCCCCAAGTTCCGTTCGTCGGCATTGGGCAACGCTATGTGATATCCGGAATAAGCTCAAAGAATCCATGCAGAAACCCCAACCAAAGACCATTGGCGCAGATGGTCAGGTAAGAACTGCTGGAGATTGGGATAAGCACATCCAACAGAACTGCGTTCCTCAGTTTAACGAAAAAGGGGAGCTGATAACTCATGCGTAACTCACAGCAATACACCGCTACAATCAGCGCTAAAGTGCAGCAGATCATGAAAGAACGTGGTTTAAAACCTGCTTTTTCCCCGGATCAATATCTGGAATTTCAGCGCAAGGAACAGGCTGCAGCCACTGAGGTGGTTATGGCGAAGCAACGCCAGCAACGAATTGAAAACCTGCTGAAGCGTGATGGCATTCGTCCACTTCACCAGCAATGCAGCTTAGGTAATTTTGAAGTGAAGATACCAGCGCAGCAGCAGGCTGTTTACTCATGTAATGCCTACCTGCAGGAATTCCACAGGCGCGATGGTGTTCGTCATATGGTTTTTTGTGGTGAAACCGGCACTGGGAAAAACCACTTAGCATCAGCTGTATGCAAAGAAATAATCGCACGAGGTTTATCTGCAGCTGTGATTAGCGTTGCTGAATACCAGGCAAAGCTTCGGGCAACAATGAACAAGAACGCTAAACAAACCGAGGAGCAGATCCTTGAGGAATTTACACAGCTTGATTTGTTGGTTTTGGATGAAGTGGATTTAGGTTCAAAAAGTGCTTTTGCAGAAGGTGCGCTGAACTTACTTCTGGACAAGCGGATCACCAACTTAGGCCGCACCATTTTAATCTCTAACCTCAATACAGCAGAGCTACATGACGTGCTGCAGGCTCGGATTTACGACCGTATTTTTCAAAGTTGCTTTGTTGTGAATTTTAACTGGCCATCACACAGAACAGGACTTAACCACTCTGCTGGTCGCGGCCAAAACGGGCCAGTATGATGTTTGTGAATTTGGCTGCTGATCCGGCTCTGGCTGAAGCAGAGGCAGTAAATAAGGTTGCATGCCTTTGGCTCCATAGCTGGCGAAACAACCTCATGACAAAGCCTGAAATAGACCGAAAGTTGGCAGCAATGCCAGAACCAGAGCGCGGGCGGATGGTTGAAGCGTTAAACCGGAATAAAAAGCTGTTTAAGCAGGGGGTCTGATGCAGTCGTTATCTGTCGTTATATCTGATGCTGCTATCACCCGGTATGCAGCTGATGCTGATGTAGGCGAACTGCGTGATCAGCGTCACCCTTTGGCGTTTCGTTTTCACAAAAGCCGTCAGAAGGGCACATGGTATTTAGTCCGCTATGAGAAGCGTACGAAAAGACGCCACCGCCTTGGCTACTGGCCAACGCTGAGAACGAAAGATGCAGTGGCTATGGTGCCGGATACCCTTCAAAGAATTAACCGCTCTGAAGTTGTTTCCGCTGATAAGTTCGACACAGTAGGGGAGCTTTTAGCCTGGTACCGCGACAGATGCCAGGCTGAGAAGTTTAAAGCGCTAAGCCGGAAGAGAGCCATTAAAAGCCACATGGACTGTCATCTGATCCCGAAGCTTGGCAGCATCCGGTTGTGTGAACTGGATAAAAAACTGATTGATGAAAAACTGTTTTTACCACTGCAGGCTGAAGCGTTAAAAGCGTCGACGATTAAGCATATGTTCTACACGTTAAAGCCGGCCTTTAAACGTGCTGCGGATCTTGGATATATCACCAGAAACCCGATGTTAGGCATTGTATTTGGTGAGCATGTGACAAAACGCATCAAGCCAAAAGAGGCAAAGCTGCATGTGTCTGACAGAGACCTGGTGATAGAGCAGCTGTTTAATCAGCCTAACCCTTTACGCATGTTCTTGCTGTTTATGATCATGTTTGGTACCCGCATTGGTGAAACCAGAAACCTCCAGTGGTCGCATATTCAACTTAAAGAACGCCGCATCGTCATTCCTGCTGAGCTAACCAAAACCGAAGATAGCCACGTGCTGCCAATTACTGAAGCAGTGTTTGAGCTGCTGAGTGAGTACCAGCAGCACTTTGGCAGCCGCTCAGGAAACCTGTTTGAGCATAAAGGTTATCCACTGACTGCAGGTCAGGCTCAGAGGTGGGTAAGGCAAGCAGGCAAGGGTAAATGGAGCGCTCACGATTTGCGTAAATTCGCCAGAAGCAGCTGGGCAGAGCTCGGCATTGATTACTGGGTAGGCGAGCGTTTACTGAACCACAAACCAAAGGGTCTGGATGCTGTGTACATAAAAGCAGGTGCTATCGATGTGAAGTTGGCTGCGCTGAATATGTATCACAACTGGCTTCTTTCATGTAGGCCAAGCACAGGCATTGACGCTCAGAGCAAAGCAGCTTAATGCGATATGCAGCAAGGCTTGCAGCGCGATTAAGAATTGTAATACATGAACATTACTAATTAGGAAAAGGGGTAAGTCATGTTGGTAGTTGGGATTGATCCGGACAGTAAGAAGCATGGGGTTGCATGGGTATGTAACGGCAAGATAGTTGATCTTATGAGCATGACGACTGCCGCATTGGTTCAACGGTTATCCATGGAGGCCACCCAGCACCAGCTACTGATTAAACTGGAAGATATCAATGCCTTTAAGCCGGTTATTCAAAGGCCTGGGCAAAACCGCAATCAGATGCTGAGGATTGCTCAGAACATTGGTGCTGCCAAGTTGGCTGCAGTTCAAGTATATGAGGCATTAACTGAAGCAGGTCTCATTGTGAATATGGTTAATCCATTGGTTAAAGCAATGAGTGGTAAGGCTTATAAAGCACCTCAGTTTAATCGCTACACAGGCTGGGTTGGCACCAGTAACGCTGATACACGCGATGCTGCAATGATTGCTTTGAATGGTAAAGCTAAAGGCCGTGGACAGTTTGAATATTGTGGTGTTCAACCATGCAGCTCTTAGTGCTGTTCGTAGTTACTTTCTTTAATGTTTTCCTGCTTGGTTTAAGCAGTCAGATAGTTCGCGATCAACAGGTGGCAAAAGCCTTTGTGATCAGTTGGGGTATTACTTTATGCCAGTTTGTATTTAGCAGGGTTTCAGCAAACACCACTGATCCTGTGCTGGCGTTTATATGCAGTGGGTTTGGTGGTTCTATTGGCATTGTTGCCAGTATTTATGCTTACAAATGGTTCATTAATTTGCGGAGTAAATAGCTATGATAAGTCCAGAACGTTTATACGCCAGCCAAGCCGCAAAGAGCATAAGTGCTGAACCTCGTTCACCAGGTATGGTTTCAACCACTCAGGAAGAGAAGCTATTCATCATAGGTCAGGTACAGCGTTGCCAGCCCGTTGGTAGTGCAATACTGGATGCACAGATAGCCGGTGATACTGTTGCCCGGGCAAAGGTTGTGGCGGCTGTCTATGAGTGCTTGTTGAAGTCTGGTATGTCCGACGCTACTTCGTTCGCATTAGCTGAGGTTGCTGCTCGTGAGGTAATTGATAGCCCTGCTTGCAAATGCTGTAAAGGTGTTGGCAGTATCGATAAAAGCAAACTGCTGCTTAAGAACCAGGTGGAGCAAAGAAAGTTAAAAGAAGAGATTCAAGGCCATCGATGGAATGTCTCTCCGTTTGCTCATACTAATGATGGATCTCCTGAAACTGGCATGCTGATGGTTACAGAAGCCAACCTTAGCAAATTAGAAAAAGATGCTTCCGATTTAAAGGAAAGCATGGCTTCAGGTGACATCATTAGCGATTGCCCTAGATGCAATGGTGTAGGCCGACAGATATCATCTAAGAACAGTGTCCACCATCAGCTGACAGAGTTGCTGCCAAGCAACGAACAGGTTTCATACAACACCTTCGTCAAGCGTCAATACGACAGTTATATGGATGTCGTCGACTCACTTCATCAGCATGCTTCCAAAGCAGCTGATGCCGCAAAGCATATCACCGACCAGTTATAAATTTACACGTTCCACTATAGGTAGTGGGGGGCTTTAAAAAGGCGTATGGACGTCTAAACGGAAACCGCGCCCCTCCACACGCACAGAAAATATCCCTAAACAGGAAATTGTTAACCCTTAACATCAGCTGTTTTAGCCTTCAATTTGACAGTTGAAAACTTTTAGGGTACTTTTTCCCATAGTCGCAGAGTTATGCCTGTTGACAGAAACCCGCTCACAAGGCGGGTTTTTTGTTGCCTTGAATAAATTCTGCCCCTAAAGCCCCAAGCATTTGCCTGGGGCTTTTTCATTTAATTAACTAAATAGGTAAGTAAACATGTTCACACTCAGATTTTTTAAAGACCCGTTTGAAAACGGGGCACTAAGCAACACCGTTGTATGTGCCAAAAGCTATCAAAACTACACGCGTCCAGACGGTAGTCATGAAGTGGTTTTATTCGAATCAATGGTGCAAGTAGATGGTGTTGCCTACAACGTGTCCAAAGATGAAAAGGACTTTCAGCACTGTTACGTTGAAAATTCGGAAGGCAAGACTATCGATCACATTAAGCACACAAGTCATGGTGTAGCTCTGGCGGCCAGCTAGATTATGAAAAACCTGAAAGGAGCGTTGCTGGCACTGGGTTTGTCAGCTGCCGCTGCTTTTTCTGGTTACTTTTTGATTGCCCCTTCTGAGGGAGGGCCTGAGGAAGGGCAACACAGTACAGTTTATTTGGATCCTGCAAATATACCTACCAGTTGCTTTGGACACACGGGGTCGGAAGTAAAATTAGGTCAAACCTATTCATATCAGCAATGTCTGCACAAACTTGCGATTGATATTGCTGAAGCAGAGCGTCAAATGCTTTCTGTAGTAAAAGTGCCACTATCCGATGGCGAACATGCTGCATATACCAGTTTTATCTATAACGTTGGCTATGGACGTAAAGATGGTATTCGTCCTGGGCGTGATGGCTTTGCTGTTCTTCGAAATGGCAAACCTTCAACAATACTCACTTATCTCAATGCTGGCATGAGGCATCAAGCATGCGATCAGCTACTGGCATGGATCAAGATAAACGGAAAGGTTTCTAACGGTCTACGCACACGCCGTGCAAAAGAGCGAACTGTGTGCCTCAGGGATTTACAGCCATGAAAATTAGTTTAACTGGTTCGTTATTAGGCATTGCCGCTCTGGCTTTAGTTGGTTTAGGTGCTGCTGTTGCCGTTCTGGATTCAGAATTAACGGCACAAAGCGCAGTTGTAGATAAACAGGTTATTCAGTTGGCCAACTATAAGTTGGAAGTGAAGGGCCTGATTTCTGATGTTGATTTTCTGAATGGTCAGGTTTCTGGGCTGAAAGGCGAAGCTGAATTTGTAGCCGGCTTAAATGCCGGGCACGAACAAGAAAGCCAGTTCTTGGTGGGTGAACAGCAAGACTGGCAAACGAACTCGAACAAACTGCAGGTATCACCCGATGAAATTACACGAACTTGGGCTAGTACTTCTTTGCCTCCTGATGCTTTGCAACTGCTCCACACCGCCAGTCGAAGTTCGTACGGTGACAGTGACAAAAACAGTCACGCTTTTACCGCCAGCGAATTTCCTCAGCTCGGGCTGCCCAACTCGGCCCTTTAGTGGTTCAACTAATCTTGACCATCATCGGTATACGCTGCAGCTGATCACTGATTTAAAACTATGCAACTCGGATGTGCAGCGATACCGCCTGTGGCGGGAGGCTCAAGCCAATGAACGCGATAAGTAAGGCAATTATGGACAAGTCAACCACACTGGCCAGTTACGTTTCGTCCATTTCAACAGCCATTGGTGGACTTCTTTCATTAAACAATATTGCGTTACTGATTGGTATTGTTGTGACACTTGGATTAGGCATTGTTCAATACCAGGTGTGGAATCAGCGCAAGAAGAATGAAGCAGAGAAAAAGCGGCAGGATGATGAATATCATGCGGCTAGAATGAGTGTTTTCAAACCAAATTCTCCAGTTTAAGGCCACGCTGAGAAGCGTCGCTTGCCCGGCAGGATGCTGGGCACCTATTCAAAGGTCATTTATGAAAACTATGCCTCACATCCATACACCAGATGATGGTAGAGGTCGTAGAAAAATTTTCGTAAATGGCAACCTGATAGAAAAAGTCTTTTATGCAGATAGCCAGCTTGGAATAGTCAAATTTTTCCCTTCTCCAATTCGGAAGCATCGCAATAAAGATGAAGCTTACAGCAGAAAGCTGAAAGGAAAAGTAACGGTAGAGTACTTAAAGGATTGTCATGATTAAGTTCAGTTGCTCTGGCTGTGATCAAAGACGCAAGTGGTTAGCTAAGTGGAGCAAAATAGCGTATGAACGAACCAGAAAAGCCTTTATTAGTAATAAAGTTAAACCAGCCGTTAAGTCCAGATCGGATGGCGTCGATTAAGAACCATGTCCAAACCCTCACTGGCTTTCCTTGCCTTATAGTTGATGCTGATACGGTGGTCGAATTACACCACCCAACGATGCAGCCACTGATAGACGCTATCAGTAAGCAGACTGATGCGATCAACAAATTGGCTGACAGCAATATGGCTATTGTTGATGAAATTGCCGGAATGAACGATGCAGACGGTTTAGCTGAGCCGGCTTCCCTTGATGGCTAAATTAAAAATGCTGCAGC of Rheinheimera sp. MM224 contains these proteins:
- a CDS encoding replication protein, with the protein product MSMPQNVADLTKYRKQKERPVVAQIEDGYTMISNTLMDAAGATDLSGSELSVLLLIIRHTYGFKRKVWGLTNTYLAAKSVYCVKSISKAKKSLIDRNMIWEDEQGLVGPNPVISDWVMTDGKSEKRAKAANSMREQLLQQVEQMLQSDGTNAPVDGNNCSSSKERTKERTKEIDLPSSPQADDETITKPNAVIQKGKNWGAQIDLDVVNQMESVLAVWQGEDYRPPKPAALAKKCNDVRMMRTADDRKPEHILTLFKIAQADQFWRKNCMAPSSVRRHWATLCDIRNKLKESMQKPQPKTIGADGQVRTAGDWDKHIQQNCVPQFNEKGELITHA
- a CDS encoding ATP-binding protein, with the protein product MRNSQQYTATISAKVQQIMKERGLKPAFSPDQYLEFQRKEQAAATEVVMAKQRQQRIENLLKRDGIRPLHQQCSLGNFEVKIPAQQQAVYSCNAYLQEFHRRDGVRHMVFCGETGTGKNHLASAVCKEIIARGLSAAVISVAEYQAKLRATMNKNAKQTEEQILEEFTQLDLLVLDEVDLGSKSAFAEGALNLLLDKRITNLGRTILISNLNTAELHDVLQARIYDRIFQSCFVVNFNWPSHRTGLNHSAGRGQNGPV
- a CDS encoding tyrosine-type recombinase/integrase; its protein translation is MQSLSVVISDAAITRYAADADVGELRDQRHPLAFRFHKSRQKGTWYLVRYEKRTKRRHRLGYWPTLRTKDAVAMVPDTLQRINRSEVVSADKFDTVGELLAWYRDRCQAEKFKALSRKRAIKSHMDCHLIPKLGSIRLCELDKKLIDEKLFLPLQAEALKASTIKHMFYTLKPAFKRAADLGYITRNPMLGIVFGEHVTKRIKPKEAKLHVSDRDLVIEQLFNQPNPLRMFLLFMIMFGTRIGETRNLQWSHIQLKERRIVIPAELTKTEDSHVLPITEAVFELLSEYQQHFGSRSGNLFEHKGYPLTAGQAQRWVRQAGKGKWSAHDLRKFARSSWAELGIDYWVGERLLNHKPKGLDAVYIKAGAIDVKLAALNMYHNWLLSCRPSTGIDAQSKAA
- a CDS encoding lysozyme, whose translation is MKNLKGALLALGLSAAAAFSGYFLIAPSEGGPEEGQHSTVYLDPANIPTSCFGHTGSEVKLGQTYSYQQCLHKLAIDIAEAERQMLSVVKVPLSDGEHAAYTSFIYNVGYGRKDGIRPGRDGFAVLRNGKPSTILTYLNAGMRHQACDQLLAWIKINGKVSNGLRTRRAKERTVCLRDLQP
- a CDS encoding phage holin family protein, which codes for MNAISKAIMDKSTTLASYVSSISTAIGGLLSLNNIALLIGIVVTLGLGIVQYQVWNQRKKNEAEKKRQDDEYHAARMSVFKPNSPV